The following proteins are co-located in the Fusobacteria bacterium ZRK30 genome:
- a CDS encoding uracil-DNA glycosylase, which produces MNLDKNKFLEDNKIHDSYHEFFTLEIIQEIEKIMETISNYTPAKKDIFKVFRDDLNRVKVVLLAMDPYPQKGVATGLAFEVEKDSWMDKGVNTSLKNMVKLIYKTYMGEIPTVDRLRKEISDKTFDILPPNELFKSWESQGVLLLNTALTVEIGNSGSHIKLWGNFTEKLIGFIEKKNNNIIFLLWGAKAGKYKKYIEKSQIIEHNHPAICGNLKNPKDFLNGESFEKTRDLVQWTGKV; this is translated from the coding sequence TTGAATTTAGACAAAAATAAATTTTTAGAGGATAATAAAATTCATGATAGCTATCATGAATTTTTTACTTTAGAGATAATCCAGGAAATAGAGAAGATAATGGAAACAATCAGCAACTATACTCCTGCCAAAAAAGATATATTTAAAGTGTTTAGAGATGATCTAAACAGGGTAAAAGTAGTGCTTTTGGCCATGGATCCATATCCACAGAAAGGAGTCGCTACAGGTCTGGCATTTGAAGTGGAGAAGGACTCATGGATGGACAAGGGGGTAAATACCTCATTAAAAAATATGGTGAAATTAATTTATAAAACTTATATGGGGGAGATCCCTACAGTAGATAGGCTAAGAAAGGAAATTAGCGATAAAACTTTTGATATTCTGCCCCCCAATGAATTATTTAAGTCCTGGGAATCCCAAGGGGTACTTCTCTTAAATACTGCACTGACTGTGGAGATAGGAAATTCCGGGAGTCATATTAAATTATGGGGTAATTTTACAGAAAAACTTATAGGGTTTATAGAGAAAAAAAATAATAATATTATATTTTTACTCTGGGGGGCTAAAGCCGGGAAATATAAAAAGTATATTGAGAAATCCCAGATAATAGAGCACAATCACCCGGCTATATGTGGAAACTTAAAAAATCCAAAAGATTTTTTGAATGGCGAAAGTTTTGAAAAAACACGGGACTTGGTCCAGTGGACAGGAAAGGTATAA
- a CDS encoding NUDIX domain-containing protein: MEIKFYNQNAVDKKKYSVIIPLYEGKLVLVKHEERDTLELPGGHIEKGETAEMAAKRELYEESGATSFELTYLCDYSVERDGDLNYGSVFMAAINKFGDLPNFEMEDKILVEEIPSNLTYPEIQGEFIKKYLIKNGEKFEFKAKKI; encoded by the coding sequence ATGGAGATAAAATTTTATAATCAAAATGCTGTGGATAAGAAAAAATATTCGGTAATTATTCCCCTGTACGAAGGAAAATTAGTTTTAGTTAAACATGAAGAGAGAGACACCCTGGAGCTGCCTGGGGGACACATAGAAAAAGGTGAAACAGCAGAGATGGCAGCTAAGAGGGAGTTGTATGAAGAAAGCGGTGCAACCAGTTTTGAGCTGACCTATCTATGTGATTATAGTGTAGAAAGAGATGGAGACTTGAATTATGGAAGTGTTTTTATGGCTGCAATAAATAAATTTGGTGATCTGCCTAATTTTGAGATGGAGGATAAAATTCTGGTGGAAGAAATCCCTTCAAATCTTACCTATCCAGAGATTCAGGGAGAATTTATAAAAAAATATTTGATAAAAAATGGAGAAAAATTTGAATTTAAAGCTAAAAAAATTTAG